In Candidatus Defluviibacterium haderslevense, the following are encoded in one genomic region:
- a CDS encoding T9SS type A sorting domain-containing protein, producing the protein MSFLLCFLCGGFISAQKITPQVIASAGDVQKANNISIEWTLGELATETLNANNLKITQGFHQANLTVVSTENPTLEGISVYPSPVSSILTVKNAYLKSLQLTLTNIQGVEISKNSSNQNIIDLDLDQLPAGHYILIAKDKNAQQSFKIEKIN; encoded by the coding sequence ATGAGCTTTTTACTATGTTTTTTATGTGGTGGATTCATTTCTGCACAAAAAATTACCCCTCAAGTTATTGCCAGCGCCGGTGACGTACAGAAGGCTAATAATATTTCCATAGAATGGACTTTAGGTGAATTGGCAACGGAGACATTGAATGCCAATAATCTTAAAATTACTCAAGGTTTTCATCAAGCAAATCTTACCGTTGTTTCTACTGAAAATCCAACTCTTGAAGGAATCAGCGTTTATCCAAGTCCTGTTAGTTCAATTCTTACAGTTAAAAATGCTTATCTTAAATCACTTCAACTGACCCTAACCAATATTCAGGGTGTTGAGATTTCGAAAAATTCATCTAATCAGAATATAATAGACCTGGACTTAGATCAACTACCTGCTGGACATTATATTCTTATAGCTAAAGACAAAAATGCCCAACAATCTTTTAAAATTGAAAAAATTAATTAA
- a CDS encoding low molecular weight phosphotyrosine protein phosphatase codes for MKILMVCLGNICRSPMAQGIMEALIREKGLDWVVDSAGTNGFHDGETPDPRAIRESMTRGISIKNQISRKIKLHDFEYFDLILTMDLSNRNHCLSLVSDPKLKDKIQLIMDYALDTNFSFVPDPYYDNRFDLAFELIEKACHGVIDKFNKS; via the coding sequence ATGAAAATACTTATGGTATGTCTTGGAAATATTTGTAGATCACCTATGGCTCAGGGTATCATGGAGGCTTTGATCCGTGAAAAAGGATTAGATTGGGTGGTCGATTCGGCAGGAACCAACGGGTTTCATGATGGAGAAACACCTGATCCTAGGGCTATTCGAGAATCAATGACTAGAGGCATTTCAATCAAAAACCAAATATCCAGAAAAATAAAATTACATGATTTTGAATATTTTGACTTGATCCTAACTATGGATCTTTCTAATAGGAATCATTGTTTAAGTCTCGTCAGTGACCCTAAATTGAAGGACAAAATCCAATTAATTATGGATTATGCTCTTGATACAAATTTTAGTTTCGTGCCAGACCCATACTATGACAATCGTTTCGATTTAGCCTTTGAATTGATAGAAAAAGCATGTCATGGAGTTATTGATAAGTTTAACAAATCATAA
- a CDS encoding T9SS type A sorting domain-containing protein, with translation MNCRIVMSFVTLVFFGIFQVGQTQILSPLETIIQEAKTKGQKFVIVNPFIPIISEDFANFSNIANAKLFDVDKPTLSAISNSKPKYVELNLALNSGEQLDILLESQQLFDASSRLLTTDEKSGDPLTGGAYYRGIINGVSGSFAAISFFDDQVIGVLSSPLHGNIILGKTTNMNMESGSIHALYLENELPIRSPFKCGVLENAETFLNLNQPSQSAATISPNKCRTVKVFLECDYRMYLDKNGQVNQVTAYITGLFNVVKALYFNESINLEISDIKVWTTQDPFLHTNLSDILYNYAGYRNSNFNGNLAQLVTTQAPQQQGGIAFVNGLCNPWNGNIGPLSFAFIYNNYSQLPTYSWSVEVMTHEMGHNFGSWHTHSCVWGPFKNMQLDNCQTPDIGSCNPGPTPVGGGTIMSYCHLTGIGINFSKGFGQEPGDLLRNAVNTKPCLVSSFVASQKISVGGPYYLGDTIKLIAKPYKSTYTYDWFHYDYRIPGKNDTFLDIKYSGIFTAAISNKCSEYADPDTITLNDFQVNLGCPVIAGKKDSIVYQIALNVDNSESSDSLTFPSNLYNAIPSNAKDILVEYQTTIAPKGTSWLRSVKSSISSPASIDISLVDFQPNKEEPFPLRTPTSYSKILGKFDPAGKWLFNSIDDRVDSGIDAVVTHKIVLKWRLPDSVIVCDIPLCEGSAKTFDAGISNAKYVWSNGLKTKSISVNKPGPLTLTVTKGNQTSSHSIQLVNKKVNFQQNYKLCQGDTVIVGKDKYFTAGIFENKLIASDGCDSIINISIEVKPTITTTSQLHICYGDTVNSIPIYQDTTLKLVYHNIIAGCDSIALLSVKVNPKIILELSANPACSNVGGKIESNSSGGTGQKFLYQWSNGDTSAIIDHVNSGIYTLTIMDSLACTVTKSINLNNFDSIAIQAQVSHVKCFGDKNGRIEIDITSGSAPFLTNWNTGIPTKDLYNLDPGKYNIFISDANGCLFQKEFEITSPDVLFGTIDSKSSSGTNGSAKVNVFGGIPPYRFKWNTNDTINEINGLAPGDYQVTITDQNGCTNVQAITILETVGAKDPKKYHALHIQPNPVMKQLTIQSEDLKIRKITMYSLSGFEVFIVSNNKKQDLIMKVDMDNLKPGQYILKVIFEDGSILHKQILKL, from the coding sequence ATGAATTGTAGAATAGTCATGTCTTTTGTAACCCTAGTCTTCTTTGGAATATTTCAAGTTGGTCAAACCCAAATACTAAGTCCACTTGAAACAATAATCCAGGAAGCAAAAACGAAAGGACAAAAGTTCGTAATAGTTAATCCATTTATACCTATTATTTCTGAGGATTTCGCAAATTTTTCCAATATTGCCAATGCCAAATTATTTGATGTAGATAAACCAACTTTATCAGCAATAAGTAATTCAAAACCAAAGTATGTCGAATTAAACTTAGCATTGAATTCTGGTGAACAATTAGATATTTTATTGGAATCTCAACAACTATTTGATGCTTCAAGCAGATTGTTAACTACTGATGAAAAATCTGGCGACCCATTGACAGGAGGAGCATATTATCGAGGAATTATAAATGGAGTTAGTGGTTCGTTTGCGGCAATAAGTTTTTTTGATGATCAAGTTATTGGCGTGTTATCATCTCCTTTACATGGAAATATCATTCTTGGTAAAACGACAAATATGAATATGGAGTCAGGATCCATTCATGCGTTGTATTTGGAAAATGAATTACCAATTCGATCTCCTTTCAAATGCGGTGTTTTAGAAAACGCAGAAACTTTTTTAAATTTAAATCAACCATCCCAATCAGCCGCAACTATTAGTCCAAATAAATGCAGAACTGTTAAAGTGTTTTTAGAATGTGATTACAGAATGTATTTGGATAAAAATGGACAGGTAAATCAGGTAACTGCTTATATTACCGGATTGTTTAACGTTGTAAAAGCTCTATATTTTAATGAATCCATTAATTTAGAAATATCTGATATTAAAGTTTGGACCACACAGGACCCTTTTTTACATACCAATCTTTCAGATATTTTGTATAATTATGCTGGATATCGCAATTCTAATTTTAATGGCAACCTTGCGCAATTAGTTACTACTCAGGCACCACAACAACAAGGGGGAATTGCTTTTGTAAATGGACTTTGTAATCCTTGGAATGGGAATATTGGGCCTTTATCTTTTGCATTCATTTATAACAATTATAGCCAGTTACCTACTTATTCCTGGAGTGTCGAAGTGATGACACATGAAATGGGACATAATTTTGGAAGTTGGCACACACATTCTTGCGTCTGGGGACCATTCAAAAATATGCAATTGGATAATTGTCAAACACCTGATATAGGTTCTTGCAATCCTGGTCCCACTCCTGTTGGAGGGGGTACAATAATGAGTTATTGTCATCTAACCGGAATAGGAATCAATTTTTCAAAAGGATTTGGACAAGAACCCGGAGATTTGCTAAGAAATGCAGTTAATACTAAACCATGTTTGGTTTCAAGCTTTGTGGCTTCTCAAAAAATTTCTGTTGGAGGACCTTATTATTTAGGGGATACTATAAAACTTATTGCAAAACCTTATAAATCTACTTATACGTATGATTGGTTTCATTATGATTACAGAATTCCCGGAAAAAATGACACTTTTTTAGATATCAAATATTCTGGAATATTTACAGCTGCAATATCAAATAAATGTTCTGAATATGCTGATCCTGATACTATAACATTAAACGACTTTCAAGTCAACTTAGGCTGTCCTGTTATAGCTGGTAAAAAGGATTCCATTGTTTATCAGATTGCATTGAATGTAGATAATTCAGAAAGCTCTGATAGTTTAACATTTCCATCAAATTTATATAATGCCATACCTTCCAATGCAAAAGATATTTTGGTAGAATATCAGACAACTATTGCACCAAAGGGAACATCTTGGCTTAGGAGCGTGAAGAGTTCCATAAGTAGTCCAGCATCAATCGATATCTCATTAGTGGACTTTCAACCCAATAAGGAGGAACCATTTCCTTTAAGAACGCCAACGAGTTATTCAAAAATTTTAGGTAAATTTGATCCTGCAGGAAAATGGTTATTTAATAGTATTGATGATCGAGTTGATTCAGGAATTGATGCAGTGGTAACGCATAAAATAGTCCTTAAATGGAGACTCCCTGATAGTGTAATTGTTTGTGATATTCCATTGTGTGAAGGAAGTGCCAAAACGTTTGATGCAGGTATTTCTAATGCAAAATACGTTTGGTCAAATGGTCTTAAAACCAAATCAATTTCTGTTAATAAACCCGGACCGTTAACACTAACTGTTACTAAAGGTAATCAGACTTCAAGTCACAGTATTCAATTGGTAAATAAAAAAGTTAACTTCCAGCAAAATTATAAATTGTGCCAGGGAGATACAGTGATTGTAGGTAAAGACAAATATTTTACAGCTGGAATTTTTGAAAACAAATTGATCGCGTCTGATGGGTGTGATAGTATTATCAATATTTCTATTGAAGTAAAACCGACCATTACAACTACAAGTCAATTGCACATTTGCTATGGAGATACAGTTAATAGTATTCCCATTTATCAAGATACCACACTCAAACTAGTATACCATAATATTATTGCTGGTTGTGACAGTATAGCGTTATTATCTGTTAAAGTAAATCCAAAAATTATCTTAGAATTATCTGCTAACCCAGCGTGTTCTAATGTTGGTGGAAAAATTGAATCTAATAGTTCTGGAGGTACAGGACAGAAATTTTTATATCAATGGTCAAATGGTGACACTAGCGCAATCATTGATCATGTTAATAGTGGAATCTATACTTTAACCATAATGGATTCTTTAGCATGTACTGTTACAAAATCAATCAACTTAAATAATTTTGATTCTATTGCTATCCAAGCTCAAGTTTCGCATGTTAAATGTTTTGGAGATAAAAATGGTAGAATTGAGATCGATATTACATCTGGCTCTGCTCCATTTTTAACAAATTGGAATACCGGTATTCCTACTAAGGATCTGTATAATTTAGATCCTGGGAAGTATAATATTTTTATTAGTGATGCAAATGGCTGTTTATTCCAAAAAGAATTCGAAATTACTTCACCTGATGTATTATTTGGAACAATAGATTCTAAATCCAGTAGTGGTACAAACGGTTCTGCTAAGGTAAATGTGTTTGGTGGAATTCCTCCATATAGATTTAAGTGGAATACTAATGATACCATTAATGAAATTAATGGACTTGCTCCTGGGGATTATCAAGTTACCATTACAGATCAGAATGGGTGTACAAATGTTCAAGCGATTACCATTTTAGAAACTGTAGGTGCTAAAGATCCAAAGAAATATCATGCCTTACATATCCAACCGAATCCTGTAATGAAGCAATTAACCATTCAATCTGAAGATTTAAAAATCAGAAAAATCACCATGTATTCATTATCAGGTTTTGAAGTATTTATAGTAAGTAATAATAAAAAGCAAGATTTGATCATGAAGGTGGACATGGATAATCTGAAACCAGGTCAATACATACTAAAAGTAATATTTGAGGACGGAAGCATTTTGCATAAGCAAATATTAAAGTTGTAA
- a CDS encoding methyltransferase domain-containing protein, translating into MYKLFLYLILLFGFFFESCKEMTQTKLKSLANTTDTLQTNSSYQNIILDDSSFQDRTIWQKPYQIIDLLGPLSGKVVADIGAGSGYFSFRFVNQASKVIAIDIDKELIDLMNVEKAYYKKEIQDKFEARLATPSDPSINVNEVDIVFLSNTYMYINNRVKYLSQLKDKFKSGGRIMIVDFKKKLTPIGPSQKLRLAQSEVEQELIDSGYTITLSDDSKLEYQYIIIAELK; encoded by the coding sequence ATGTATAAATTATTTTTGTATCTAATATTATTATTTGGATTCTTTTTTGAATCATGCAAAGAAATGACTCAAACTAAACTGAAGTCTCTAGCTAACACTACCGACACATTACAAACCAATTCATCATACCAAAATATAATATTGGATGATTCTAGTTTTCAGGATCGAACTATTTGGCAAAAACCATATCAAATTATTGATTTACTGGGACCATTATCAGGAAAAGTTGTTGCTGATATTGGGGCAGGAAGTGGTTATTTTTCATTTCGATTTGTTAATCAAGCTTCCAAAGTAATAGCCATTGATATTGATAAGGAACTCATTGATTTAATGAATGTTGAAAAAGCATATTATAAGAAGGAAATTCAGGATAAGTTTGAAGCTAGATTAGCTACTCCATCTGATCCTTCAATTAATGTGAATGAAGTAGATATTGTGTTTTTATCAAACACTTATATGTATATTAATAATCGTGTTAAATATTTATCACAACTAAAAGACAAATTTAAATCTGGTGGTAGAATCATGATTGTTGATTTTAAAAAGAAACTAACTCCAATAGGACCGTCTCAGAAATTACGATTAGCCCAATCTGAAGTTGAACAGGAGTTAATTGATTCGGGTTATACCATTACACTTTCCGATGATTCTAAATTAGAATACCAATACATTATCATTGCAGAATTGAAGTAA
- the dacB gene encoding D-alanyl-D-alanine carboxypeptidase/D-alanyl-D-alanine-endopeptidase translates to MRNWYFILIIILHLNLCFSQSNSKYQKAISTFVNDPELANASISISVINTKNKELVVGYQENKSLCPASSLKILTCAAALEVLGPNFTISTPFVLEGKKINDTSFFGDLNIIGKGDPTFASQQMDGASNIEKIIDSVYYFLKLRNIKLISGRIHVNSDYIQDIPENPEWLWYDLGNYYGAGCFGLNLMENTAWITLLGSYQNGALCNIIKVYPPCLESTFCSEVTTSLNDDGEEVFILGSSKDPNHNVIGSILCCGNDTLNLKTSISNPPATFEILLKEGLEKRGIQFQLLKHLDADHIEVLWEHKSPELIYIIERALKRSVNLYVESLVHILGDKWYGTTNRKQALLGIVNFWKNRGIIDRGIVLKDGSGLSPKNAISSYQLASTLLNINENKQFQDFCKLLPDASTEGALSKYFDTKKDNNKFRLKSGSMEYIRSWSGYIMDDNVPQYAFSAIINHYSCSSEYLRKKMASLLNNLSKI, encoded by the coding sequence ATGCGTAATTGGTATTTTATATTAATTATTATTTTACATTTGAATTTGTGTTTTAGTCAATCTAATTCCAAATATCAAAAAGCAATTTCGACTTTTGTTAATGATCCAGAATTGGCTAATGCATCCATTAGTATTAGTGTGATCAATACCAAAAATAAAGAATTAGTGGTTGGTTACCAGGAAAATAAATCGCTCTGTCCAGCTTCTTCATTAAAAATTTTAACCTGTGCGGCTGCTCTTGAAGTTTTGGGGCCTAATTTTACAATCTCTACGCCGTTTGTTTTAGAAGGAAAAAAAATCAATGACACCAGTTTCTTTGGGGATCTTAATATTATTGGGAAGGGAGATCCAACTTTTGCATCACAACAAATGGATGGAGCATCAAATATTGAAAAAATCATTGATTCAGTTTATTATTTTTTAAAATTAAGAAATATTAAATTAATTTCCGGACGCATACATGTAAATTCAGATTATATACAAGATATTCCGGAAAATCCAGAATGGTTATGGTATGATCTTGGTAATTATTATGGGGCTGGTTGTTTTGGATTGAATTTGATGGAAAATACAGCATGGATAACTCTACTGGGTTCTTATCAAAATGGTGCCTTGTGTAACATCATTAAAGTCTATCCCCCTTGTTTAGAATCTACTTTTTGTTCTGAAGTGACTACTTCTTTGAATGATGATGGAGAGGAGGTGTTTATATTAGGTAGTTCAAAAGATCCAAATCATAATGTTATTGGTTCCATATTATGTTGTGGGAACGATACCTTGAACTTAAAAACATCTATATCGAACCCTCCAGCCACATTTGAAATTTTGTTAAAGGAAGGATTAGAAAAAAGAGGTATTCAATTTCAATTGCTTAAACATTTAGACGCAGATCATATCGAAGTATTATGGGAACATAAATCTCCTGAATTAATTTATATTATTGAACGTGCATTAAAAAGAAGCGTTAATCTATATGTAGAAAGCCTTGTACATATTTTAGGAGATAAATGGTATGGTACTACAAACAGAAAGCAAGCACTATTAGGAATTGTAAATTTTTGGAAGAATAGGGGTATTATTGATCGTGGAATAGTTTTAAAAGATGGAAGTGGCTTATCACCAAAAAATGCCATTTCAAGTTATCAATTGGCATCTACTTTATTAAATATCAATGAAAATAAACAATTTCAGGATTTTTGTAAATTATTACCTGATGCATCCACTGAAGGAGCTTTATCCAAGTATTTTGATACTAAAAAAGATAATAATAAATTCAGATTAAAAAGCGGTAGTATGGAATATATTAGAAGTTGGTCCGGGTACATCATGGATGATAATGTACCTCAGTATGCTTTTAGCGCAATAATAAATCATTATTCCTGTTCATCGGAATATCTTCGTAAAAAAATGGCAAGTTTATTAAATAATTTGTCTAAAATTTAG
- a CDS encoding succinylglutamate desuccinylase/aspartoacylase family protein — MDNITIQGQDFPPGSSGMVRINAGRLPSGNRISIFTYIFRSKNPGPTALILGGMHGDEINGVEIVSRTISDNFFGNLSSGSVIVIPLLNIFGFINYSRDVPDGKDVNRSFPGNMNGSLASRVARMITKKILPLIDFGIDFHTGAKDHWNYPQIRYSPKFLPSKELALKCKYDLLVEKSVLSKSFRKIAKDYKKPIIIFEGGEALRLDPFVIDKGLKIIKNLLSSYSMISNVPIQAQKCKIYQKTVWQRAPDSGICSYHRMSGEYVKKGELLALIHDPFAQREIKMLATRDAFILGHNNASVVNSGDGMFHLAYEEEIIQYA, encoded by the coding sequence ATGGATAATATTACTATACAAGGTCAAGACTTTCCACCAGGCAGTTCTGGAATGGTTAGAATTAATGCCGGGAGATTACCATCAGGTAATAGAATTTCTATATTTACTTACATATTCAGAAGCAAGAACCCTGGACCAACGGCATTAATATTGGGTGGAATGCACGGGGATGAAATTAATGGCGTAGAAATCGTTAGTAGAACGATTTCAGATAACTTTTTTGGCAATTTATCTTCAGGGTCTGTTATTGTTATTCCGCTTTTAAATATTTTCGGGTTTATTAATTATTCTAGAGACGTGCCAGACGGAAAGGATGTAAATCGAAGTTTCCCAGGTAACATGAATGGGTCCTTGGCTTCTCGGGTTGCCAGAATGATTACCAAAAAAATATTGCCACTGATTGATTTTGGAATAGATTTCCACACAGGTGCAAAAGATCATTGGAACTATCCACAAATAAGATATTCACCAAAATTTTTGCCCTCAAAAGAATTGGCTCTTAAATGCAAATATGATTTATTGGTTGAAAAATCTGTACTTTCTAAATCGTTTAGAAAAATAGCTAAAGACTATAAAAAGCCTATTATCATTTTTGAAGGTGGCGAAGCGTTGAGGTTGGATCCATTTGTTATCGACAAAGGCTTAAAAATTATTAAAAATTTATTGTCTTCGTATTCTATGATTTCAAATGTACCCATTCAAGCACAGAAATGTAAAATTTATCAAAAAACTGTTTGGCAACGAGCTCCGGATAGTGGCATTTGTTCTTATCATCGGATGTCTGGAGAATATGTTAAAAAAGGAGAATTATTAGCTTTAATTCATGATCCATTTGCACAACGGGAAATTAAAATGTTAGCAACCAGAGATGCTTTTATATTAGGACATAACAATGCTTCAGTTGTAAATAGTGGTGATGGTATGTTTCACTTAGCCTATGAGGAAGAAATTATTCAATATGCGTAA
- a CDS encoding RimK family alpha-L-glutamate ligase: MKILILSRNASLYSTQSLMNAAIKRNHEVQIYDHLMCNIIVEKSKPQLMIGQDFIGHFDAVIPRIGASATTYGASIVRQLEHMGIFTTVTADALLKARDKLHCMQILSNKGLDVPKTGISAGDYCIPMVYDQISRDKAVVKLISSTQGLGVILAQSKNQGISIVEGFHRVREDVLIQEFIQDAKGSDVRVFIVDGKIVGAMVRQAVPGEFRSNIHRGASSTIAILSPEEEDLALQATSILGLSIAGVDILRSSRGPLILEVNASPGLEGIEGTTKVNIAEKIIQFIEREVKEEKHG, encoded by the coding sequence ATGAAAATTTTGATTTTATCAAGGAATGCTTCATTGTATAGTACTCAAAGTCTCATGAATGCAGCAATTAAAAGAAATCATGAAGTACAGATATATGATCATCTGATGTGCAATATCATCGTCGAAAAATCTAAACCCCAACTTATGATTGGTCAAGATTTCATCGGACACTTTGATGCCGTTATTCCAAGAATTGGGGCATCCGCAACTACCTATGGAGCTTCGATTGTAAGGCAATTAGAACATATGGGAATATTTACAACTGTAACAGCAGACGCATTGTTAAAGGCGCGAGATAAATTGCATTGCATGCAAATACTAAGTAATAAAGGTCTTGATGTACCTAAAACAGGAATTTCGGCAGGTGATTATTGTATTCCAATGGTTTATGATCAAATTTCAAGAGACAAAGCAGTAGTTAAATTAATTTCTAGTACGCAAGGACTTGGGGTTATTTTAGCTCAATCTAAAAATCAGGGAATTTCTATTGTAGAGGGATTTCATAGAGTAAGAGAAGATGTATTAATCCAAGAATTCATCCAGGATGCCAAAGGTTCTGATGTTAGAGTTTTTATAGTGGATGGAAAAATTGTTGGTGCAATGGTTAGACAAGCCGTTCCAGGTGAATTTAGATCTAATATACATCGCGGAGCAAGTTCAACCATCGCCATATTAAGCCCTGAAGAAGAAGATTTGGCACTCCAAGCCACATCAATTCTTGGTCTATCTATAGCTGGTGTAGATATCTTAAGATCTAGTCGTGGTCCTTTGATTCTTGAAGTAAATGCTTCACCTGGTTTAGAAGGCATTGAAGGCACTACAAAAGTCAATATTGCTGAAAAAATAATTCAATTTATAGAAAGGGAAGTTAAGGAAGAAAAACATGGATAA
- a CDS encoding MFS transporter, with amino-acid sequence MNESNKKAELGWVMFDWANSSYSLVISTAIFPTFFIAVTDSYIPVFGLNISNSSIYAFSVSIAYLMICLISPILSGIADYSGSRKLFMRLFTTTGSAACAALFFFDGMNHIWLGVLAFIIATSSHAGSLVFYDAFLPELVPPNRRDKLSARGYAYGYIGSVILLIINIIVIQKPEMFGFSNISIQQHIPIRLAFLSVGIWWFGFSQFSFSRLPDDIVKPKEKIQLNKGLNELRKAWKQIKHHPSIYYYLVAFFCYSAGVQTVIYLASAFAEKELHFESSELILVILILQLVAIGGAYLFAHISKLSNNLLSMRYMLMVWIVICVMAYFVQSHMMFYFIAALVGMVLGGIQAISRSTYSKIIPQESKDVNCLFSFYDTVYYTSIVSGTFIFGIVDHLTGNMRYSVLSLAVFFIGGLILLKKVKLNAIAVD; translated from the coding sequence ATGAACGAGAGTAACAAGAAAGCTGAATTAGGATGGGTTATGTTTGACTGGGCGAATTCATCCTATTCATTGGTTATTTCAACTGCCATATTTCCCACTTTTTTTATTGCTGTTACTGATTCATATATACCAGTCTTTGGCTTAAATATATCAAATTCCTCTATCTACGCATTTTCAGTTTCTATAGCTTATTTAATGATATGTCTAATTTCGCCCATCCTTTCCGGTATTGCTGATTATAGTGGCAGTCGAAAACTGTTTATGCGATTATTTACTACTACAGGATCTGCTGCATGTGCAGCATTATTTTTTTTTGATGGCATGAATCACATTTGGTTGGGTGTTTTAGCATTTATTATTGCGACTTCCAGTCATGCTGGTTCTTTAGTATTTTACGATGCTTTTCTTCCAGAACTAGTTCCTCCAAATCGCAGGGATAAATTAAGTGCAAGGGGTTATGCTTATGGTTATATAGGGAGTGTAATACTATTAATTATAAATATAATTGTAATTCAAAAACCTGAAATGTTTGGGTTTAGCAATATATCCATACAACAACATATACCTATCAGATTAGCATTCCTAAGTGTAGGCATATGGTGGTTCGGCTTTTCACAATTTTCATTTTCACGATTACCAGATGATATTGTAAAACCAAAAGAGAAAATACAATTAAATAAAGGACTTAATGAACTTCGTAAAGCTTGGAAACAAATAAAGCATCATCCTAGTATCTATTACTATTTAGTAGCTTTTTTCTGTTATAGTGCTGGAGTTCAAACTGTAATCTATTTAGCATCTGCATTTGCAGAAAAGGAATTACATTTTGAATCCTCAGAATTAATTTTAGTTATACTCATTTTACAATTAGTAGCTATAGGCGGTGCATATTTGTTTGCTCATATCTCAAAACTAAGTAATAATTTATTAAGCATGAGATACATGTTAATGGTTTGGATTGTAATTTGTGTGATGGCTTACTTTGTTCAAAGTCACATGATGTTTTACTTTATTGCTGCTTTGGTAGGAATGGTCCTAGGAGGAATTCAAGCAATTTCTAGATCAACATATTCTAAAATTATCCCACAGGAAAGTAAAGATGTAAATTGTCTTTTTAGTTTTTATGATACCGTATATTATACTTCAATTGTCAGTGGAACATTTATCTTTGGAATAGTAGATCATCTTACTGGTAATATGAGATATAGTGTACTGTCACTTGCTGTATTTTTTATTGGTGGTTTAATTCTTCTAAAAAAGGTAAAATTAAATGCTATTGCGGTTGACTAA
- a CDS encoding carbon-nitrogen hydrolase family protein encodes MGLIICAAQTRPVRGDIHKNLLDHYHWIELGASNGAQLIVFPEMSITGYEREDAHKFSFSTDDKRLDTFKKLSTENKLIIIAGAPIQINNSLFIGSFIFQPNSPTLIYTKQFLHDGEEQCFSASHHFNPTIKLESENIQLAICADIDHSIHPENAAKNHSTLYIPSIFFSPQGIPKAYQSLALYSKNYQMNILMSNYVGESYGMSAGGQSGFWNNDGHCISSLNDVNAGLLLIEKNGESCGSKIIYE; translated from the coding sequence ATGGGACTCATTATATGTGCAGCTCAAACGCGACCGGTGCGGGGAGATATTCATAAAAATTTACTAGATCATTACCATTGGATAGAATTGGGAGCCTCTAACGGAGCACAACTGATCGTATTTCCTGAAATGTCTATTACAGGTTATGAGCGAGAAGATGCCCATAAATTTTCCTTTTCGACAGATGACAAAAGGCTTGACACATTTAAGAAATTGTCTACAGAAAATAAATTAATCATTATTGCAGGAGCTCCGATTCAAATTAATAATTCCTTGTTTATTGGGTCATTTATTTTTCAACCCAATTCACCAACACTTATATATACAAAGCAATTTCTTCATGATGGAGAAGAACAGTGCTTTTCTGCTTCGCATCATTTTAATCCTACCATTAAATTGGAATCGGAAAACATTCAACTTGCTATTTGTGCGGATATTGATCATTCTATTCACCCTGAGAATGCAGCAAAGAATCATAGTACTTTATATATTCCCAGTATTTTTTTCTCACCACAAGGAATTCCCAAAGCATACCAATCTTTAGCACTATATTCCAAGAATTATCAAATGAATATTCTAATGTCAAATTATGTTGGTGAATCTTATGGAATGTCAGCGGGTGGGCAAAGCGGATTTTGGAATAACGATGGACATTGTATTTCTTCTTTAAATGATGTCAACGCTGGATTATTACTAATAGAAAAAAATGGAGAATCGTGCGGCTCAAAAATCATATATGAATAG